Genomic window (Neurospora crassa OR74A linkage group VI, whole genome shotgun sequence):
CTGAGAAGGTTATtgaggaggtgaagaaggagggtgaaGCCGCTGACACTAAGCCTGTCAAGTTGAGGGATGCGAGCGTGGGGAAGGATGCAAAGGCCACGCTTGAGGAGTCCAAGGACTTGAACCAGTTTGTGCGGTAAAAGCTTGGGTCGTTGTTGTAGTAAGTTGAATGCCGGGGGAtgtaattttcttttcttcgttttcttcttccgttTTCTTTGTGTTGTAACGATAGAACAAATGTGCATGGGTATtcatgaagaagaaaggcaTGGGCATGGGGCAATCCATGGCATGGGAACGCTAAAAGGTGTGGACgtgagagggagggagggagtggaatgaaaaaaaaagaacttgATTTGAAGCGCGGTGTCCAATATGCTTTTATGCTTGAATATGCCTATAAATGTCACGCCGTCATATGTTATGTCCTTGACTACCTCACAACACTTATTTCCACCAGATAACCACTCTATTTTCCGTGCCCGCCAAGTCCACCATCCACCAGAATCTCTTCATGATTTACTCCAACCGAAAACCGAGAATGTCAACAGACAATTAATCCGTTCAAAGCTCTCCTCAAACCTCCGCGAGCCTCCTATGTCTCGTCTCGGTGACATTGGAAGGACCTATACCCGCCCCACCAATTGTCAAAATAAGACTCACATGGTTCCCGATGTCTTTTGACTTGGAGAAATTCTTATCGCCATCAAGACGCCTAAGTTTGATACCTGAACATGGAAAGATCGATGTTTTTCGGGGGACCTGatgccgtcgtcgtcttccctTCGGGTTTCGCCTTGGTATAGGCATTGTAGGGATATTGGGCGCAGTAAGCAGTAATAAACTTTCTGGTTGTCGAGCAGAGATAGTCGGGTATAGGCTTGCTGCGTTCGAGGTTAATAGGGAGCCTTAACCAGCTGTTTTGTTCGTAGAAGGTGGTCCAGATGGTTTTTGCGTCCTTGTTGTTTGTCTGTTGTTGAGTGTCCTGGGTGGTCTGCATGTTATGAGTACCGGTGTTCTCTTTGGTGCTGGGCAGCGCCGACTTGGGCACGGTGCCGAGGTAGTGCACTTCTGTGTCGCGGTCTGTGTCTTCCAGATACTCCCCTGGCTGCCATATCTCGTCTTGGTTctccttctttatcttcGTTGCAGAAGTGTAGTTCGACGAATGACTAGCAGAGGGAAAGATTGGAGGAGATAATGATAGAGGAGGGCATAACGAACATGCCGCATCTTCTATATCCACCACCTTTTGCTTTTGCAACTTGTCcactttcttcttcaacgcTTGCCTGTCCTGCTCTTTTCTGGTGGCCTTATTTCCTACCAccatcccttcctcccttgcGATCTCCAGCCCTTCCGCATACGCTCTGCACGTGGCTTGGATGGGACACAAGTGGCACAAGGGCGTCTTCGGCGCCGCGAGACAGACGGCTGCTCCCAGTTCCATAAGCGCTTGACCCCAACGTCCCGGCCGGTCACTGAGAGGGGGTGGTCCTCTGTTTCTTCTGTCATCCAGATCAACCACGTTTTCTCCCTCGTTCATGTCCTTTCGGGTTCCCTTCTTGCTTTTCCCTATCCGCTTcgccttggcctcctcctcagcttcAACGCCGTCCCAAGCCACTTGCTCCACCAACCTCCTCGCCGCTTCCCAAATCACCTCCCGGGCTGCGTTCTTATTCGCATCCGCTCTGATTCCCAGTTGCCGCGCCAGGACGCGGGTGACGTCCCAGATTACCATCGGCTCTGCTCGCCCAAAAACTACAGCAGCTACCACACCGGCAGTATGTGGCCCGACGCCAGATAGGTTCTGGAGCTTCTCAACCGTCGTCGGCAACCGAATAATCTCGATACTCTTGTAACTCTTCCCTTCGCAAATCTGTCTCGCCGCCCTGTGTAAACGTGTAGCGCGGATGTCGTCTGATAATTCCTCCACCTGTTCCTCATTCGCCTTTGCCAAATCCTCTATTGTCGGAAAAGCCTTTATCCACCGGTCATATTGCGTTGTGATGTTCTTTATCGCCTCCTCCTGGTCGGTCTCACGGAAAATTTGGCGCAAAATTTCGGAGAGGAGAGTTTCGTAAAAACGTTGGGCGATGGTGGACCGGAGGGATTGGAGAGTTTGGGCTTGCTTTTGGGATTtggcttcggcttcggctttGACTTTTGCTTGGGCGTGGGCGCGGGCTCTCGCTTCAGCTTCAGCTTGGGCTTGCCGTTTTTGTGCCTCAGCTTCGGCTTGAGCGCGGAGAATCGAGGCAGCTAggttggggaagaggagggctGATTCCGGAATCGGTGGGGAAGCTTTCACCTTGGGACCCACAAGCGAGTCTGATGTCGGCTGAACGCTGGAAGCAGCGGGCTTGGAagcggaagcggaagcgggagcgggagcggaaGTGGTGTTGATTgcgatggaggaagaagggatacCGCTGGCAGGGTAAAGCAACGGACTGGCATCAACCCAAGCCTTCCGCCACGGCATCTGGCGAGCTGCACTGTACGTGTCGAACCAGGCGAGGAGGGCATCGCGGTGCTTGCGGGCTGCAGCTGTGGAATTTTCTGTGGAACAGGATTTCGAGTTGCTTGGGAAGGATAGGAGAAGGGGACTGTGGTAGCTATGTCGATGAGGTTGGTCTGGCGGCAGTGGGTAGGTGTGGATATCGCTATGGGCGCGAGGAGAACTGGACGAGAAGATTTGAGTGATGACCTGTTTAGTGGACAACACCATGGTGGTTTCTGGTCTCATCCCAGTTGTTGTCGTGGTGCTTGCGGTCGTGTTCGCCCGGCCAGTCTCGGTCTTTTGGCGTTTACGGGTTCCCAAACTCATGGACTCGAAGGcggagtcggagtcggagtcTGAGTCTGAGTCTGATTTTGTCCCGGGCTCGTCCTCTTGAAAGTCCGGCTTGCGCTTGGTGATGGTTCTTGAGCGATTTGGTTCAAATCTGTTGGCATGGCTGGAGCCATGATGGGACCCGAACTTGGTGACAACAATCCCCTCTTCTTGCACATCagcgtcctcttcttccagaTGACCGTCCTCGTAGATGACCTCCATTCCGTTTTCCTCTCGGATGAAAGGGGGCAAATCCGAGAGACTAAAGGAGTCATGTTCAGGCTTGATGTGAAATGACACGCCATCTTCTTGCTTGATGGTCGTGATACTCCCAGATTGGGCTGCTGTTGCCGTTGATGAATGGGCCATGGCGGTTTGAACGGTGACGGCATGGGTGCTTGGACGCCTGTTCTCGTCCATGATTCTTGGCCCCAACGAGACTCGGCGTCTTCGTTTGGTCGTGTTTCGCCAGCGTGGTCAAATTGCGGTCGAGTGTCCGACTTTGGTCCAAAATTGGTGAAGCGGTGAACGCGTTGCATTTTGACGAAAGTCGCGTCTCGGCAAAGTTGCTATGCACgtccaaccctaaccccatGTCGTCGctcttgatgatgatggtcgtCTGTCAGGAAATGGAAGGAACGAAAGATGCTCCTTCTTTATCTATCTTTCATAGGAAATTGCATGCGTGGGGTGTCCAAAGACTGTTCTCTGTCAGGGGGGGTCTATGATCACCTTATCCTGAAACCCCCAACCAggtctctacctacctctgctTTCCTTAACCAACTCCCAACACTTCTTCATCCCCGTCCCCATGTTTTCTCCCTCGATCTCCTCTATCGTCGCccacctcttcatcttcgcgttaccctcccctccctcactCCCGACTTCATCCCTTTTCACCAAGTCAACGGCCCATACATGCATCGCCAACTTGAAATGCGAAAATGTCCACGGCACCGTCCCCAGCTCTGCCTCTTTCTCCCTCCAACTGCTCACTCCCACCTCTTTTAAAACGTCCTTCAAAACCATGCGcaccttgtccttcttcatcgCCGCAGACCCATCGTTCCATTTCAAATCAGCAGGCAAGGTATGGCTGGGAAGCTCCCACATGCCCGCCAGCAGACCCTTGGCCGGCCGCTTATGGATCAGGTAGCGCCCGTCGGATGGACGGCGGATTGCTACCACGAGACACTCTTCCTCGCGCAGCTTCTTCGTCTTGGGTTTTGTGTAGGGATACTTGCAGCAGTGAGAAGTGATGACTTCCATGGCGGCTGAAGATGGCTCTGCTGGATCGGAGTCCTCTGCTGCGTCTTTCTTGCGGCGCGTACCTGAGGTTTTGAACTTGTCAAAGAACGCGGACACCTCGCCTTGCTTCCGTTTTTTCGTTCCAGTATCACTCTCCTGCTTGTCAGACTCTTCCGCTTCGGGTAGTGGACATAGCGTGCATGAATCTTCAATGTCCACCACTCTCTTCCTTGCCGTCACTTTCCCCTCCGGCACCAGTCCCTTCTGAGTCGCAATCTTCACCCCCTCTTGATAAGCCCTGCAAGTGTCCTTGACAGGACACTGTCCACACTTGGGCTTCGCTGGCCCTGGTAAACAGACCGTAGCTCCAAGTTCCATCAAGCCCTGACCCCATGTGCCCGGCCTGTCACTGACGGGGggttccttcccctcccgcCCATCTTCGGTGACATCGGTGCCGTCCCAAGCAACAGCCTCAACCAGCCGCTTAGCAGCCTCCCACACCACCTCCAGCACTTCTTTGCTCTTGACATCGCCTCTAATCCCCAACTGCCTCGTCAGCACCCTGATGACGTTCCCATCAACCATTGGCTCCGCGCAACCGTACACAATGGAAGCAACAGCGCCGGCTGTATACCGCCCAATCCCCGGCAGCTGCACCAGCTTGTCCACCGTCTGCGGGAGCAACCCATCATACCCACCTTCTTCAGGGGGCGGACAGACCAGTTGTGCAAGTGCATGAAGGCGGGTGGCGCGCGAGTAGTAGCCGAGGCCCTTCCAAAGGGAGAGAACTTCCTCTGGTTGGGCGGCTGCCAGAGACTGCATGGTCGGGAGGGCGGCTAGCCATTTGTTGTAATAGGCAATGACGGTCGATACTCGGGTCTGCTGCAACATGGTCTCGGAAAGCAACACCTCGTAGGCCCGCTGGGCTACAGCTTCCTTCAGGTCCTGGGGACAGGtggcggacgaggaggaagagacgaAGGGGGTAGTGTCGATCCATGGTTTTCGCCAGGGCATTTGCCGAGAGGAAGAGACGGAGTCAAACCAGGTGAGGAGGGCATCGCGGTGCTTGCGGGCTGTGGGAGAAGAGAGTAGGAGAGGGTTATGGTAGGTTaatggatgaggatggggtGGGTGGCATGGGGGTTCGTTTCCTTGGGGGAAGGGGCAGTCAAAAATCTGAGTGACGAGCGCCTGGATTGAGGCTGCTGTTGCTTTGGGTTTGGCTATTGGTGTTGCTGCGAGAGTCGTAGTGATTGAAGTggaggtgctggtggtggtggtagctgATActttcgtcctcgtcgtcaccGTCTTGACAGTCGTGCTCCTTGTCTTCCTAACCGCTCGCGACGCTTGTCCACCCGCAATCTTCTGGCGTTTAGTTGGCCTGACATCTGAGTCAAAGTCACTTTCGTCAATGTCCGAAAGAGCGGAGGAGTTTGAGTCTGAATCGGCACTTTCTGGTGCGGTGTGATGGTCCAGCAGTTCGATCTTTGCGTCCGCAATTCGAGCGCTGCGGCGCCTTGTCTCGACCATTTTATTGCTCGAAGAAAAAACTTTGACACCTCCAATCTTGTTATCCAATGTTCCCTTGTGTTTTGCTGCAAGTGTTGTTGAATTACGGGCGAGTGTCCAACCTTGATTCTCTTCAACCGcgtttgttgttttggtgaAGAAATCGCGTCTTGGCGATGTGCCAAGCAGCCATGAGCCACTGCCAGTCTTGGAAGCAGCACATactcaaccctaacccccttTGTCACAAATAGCTC
Coding sequences:
- a CDS encoding A/G-specific adenine glycosylase, translated to MDENRRPSTHAVTVQTAMAHSSTATAAQSGSITTIKQEDGVSFHIKPEHDSFSLSDLPPFIREENGMEVIYEDGHLEEEDADVQEEGIVVTKFGSHHGSSHANRFEPNRSRTITKRKPDFQEDEPGTKSDSDSDSDSDSAFESMSLGTRKRQKTETGRANTTASTTTTTGMRPETTMVLSTKQVITQIFSSSSPRAHSDIHTYPLPPDQPHRHSYHSPLLLSFPSNSKSCSTENSTAAARKHRDALLAWFDTYSAARQMPWRKAWVDASPLLYPASGIPSSSIAINTTSAPAPASASASKPAASSVQPTSDSLVGPKVKASPPIPESALLFPNLAASILRAQAEAEAQKRQAQAEAEARARAHAQAKVKAEAEAKSQKQAQTLQSLRSTIAQRFYETLLSEILRQIFRETDQEEAIKNITTQYDRWIKAFPTIEDLAKANEEQVEELSDDIRATRLHRAARQICEGKSYKSIEIIRLPTTVEKLQNLSGVGPHTAGVVAAVVFGRAEPMVIWDVTRVLARQLGIRADANKNAAREVIWEAARRLVEQVAWDGVEAEEEAKAKRIGKSKKGTRKDMNEGENVVDLDDRRNRGPPPLSDRPGRWGQALMELGAAVCLAAPKTPLCHLCPIQATCRAYAEGLEIAREEGMVVGNKATRKEQDRQALKKKVDKLQKQKVVDIEDAACSLCPPLSLSPPIFPSASHSSNYTSATKIKKENQDEIWQPGEYLEDTDRDTEVHYLGTVPKSALPSTKENTGTHNMQTTQDTQQQTNNKDAKTIWTTFYEQNSWLRLPINLERSKPIPDYLCSTTRKFITAYCAQYPYNAYTKAKPEGKTTTASGPPKNIDLSMFRYQT
- a CDS encoding A/G-specific adenine glycosylase, whose product is MVETRRRSARIADAKIELLDHHTAPESADSDSNSSALSDIDESDFDSDVRPTKRQKIAGGQASRAVRKTRSTTVKTVTTRTKVSATTTTSTSTSITTTLAATPIAKPKATAASIQALVTQIFDCPFPQGNEPPCHPPHPHPLTYHNPLLLSSPTARKHRDALLTWFDSVSSSRQMPWRKPWIDTTPFVSSSSSATCPQDLKEAVAQRAYEVLLSETMLQQTRVSTVIAYYNKWLAALPTMQSLAAAQPEEVLSLWKGLGYYSRATRLHALAQLVCPPPEEGGYDGLLPQTVDKLVQLPGIGRYTAGAVASIVYGCAEPMVDGNVIRVLTRQLGIRGDVKSKEVLEVVWEAAKRLVEAVAWDGTDVTEDGREGKEPPVSDRPGTWGQGLMELGATVCLPGPAKPKCGQCPVKDTCRAYQEGVKIATQKGLVPEGKVTARKRVVDIEDSCTLCPLPEAEESDKQESDTGTKKRKQGEVSAFFDKFKTSGTRRKKDAAEDSDPAEPSSAAMEVITSHCCKYPYTKPKTKKLREEECLVVAIRRPSDGRYLIHKRPAKGLLAGMWELPSHTLPADLKWNDGSAAMKKDKVRMVLKDVLKEVGVSSWREKEAELGTVPWTFSHFKLAMHVWAVDLVKRDEVGSEGGEGNAKMKRWATIEEIEGENMGTGMKKCWELVKESRGR